One segment of Bradyrhizobium sp. CB2312 DNA contains the following:
- a CDS encoding EF-hand domain-containing protein, translating to MLFALGAVSSALDAIQSLTNSKSSSATQKTGSSQSAATNPFAIDSGSSISSGAASSVNSGNCAQISPETMSALIAAQSQSSDTTGSTSSSTSSGSTSSTLMSRDAALKDLFSQIDADGDGKISKSEFEKALGAGGTNLAQADDVFSKMDANSDGNVSLDEMSKALKSGHHGRHAHGASGAGDASGSGSDSSSSSSGGSTSTTTTNADGSTTTTVTYADGFKMSTTVPGASKSSANSAYDLFAQLMQRQGGQGQGASATAGSSMSMSV from the coding sequence ATGTTGTTCGCCCTTGGTGCCGTATCGAGCGCGCTCGACGCGATCCAGTCGCTGACGAACTCGAAATCGTCCTCCGCGACGCAGAAGACCGGATCCTCGCAAAGCGCTGCGACCAATCCGTTCGCGATCGACAGCGGCAGCAGCATAAGTAGCGGCGCGGCCTCGTCGGTCAATTCGGGCAATTGCGCGCAGATTTCCCCGGAGACGATGAGCGCGCTGATCGCGGCGCAGAGCCAGTCGTCGGACACGACCGGCAGCACGAGCAGCTCGACCTCGTCGGGCTCGACCTCCTCGACGTTGATGAGCCGGGACGCGGCGCTGAAGGACCTGTTCTCGCAGATCGATGCGGACGGCGACGGCAAGATCAGCAAGTCCGAGTTCGAGAAAGCGCTCGGAGCCGGCGGCACCAATCTGGCGCAGGCCGACGACGTCTTCTCGAAGATGGATGCCAATTCCGACGGCAACGTCAGCCTGGACGAGATGTCGAAGGCGCTGAAGAGCGGCCATCACGGCCGCCATGCGCATGGGGCGAGCGGCGCGGGCGATGCCTCCGGCAGCGGCTCGGATTCCTCATCCTCGTCGAGCGGCGGTTCGACCTCGACCACGACGACCAACGCCGACGGCTCGACCACCACCACCGTCACCTATGCCGACGGCTTCAAGATGTCGACCACGGTGCCGGGCGCCTCCAAGTCCTCCGCCAATTCGGCTTACGATCTGTTCGCGCAGTTGATGCAGCGGCAAGGCGGGCAGGGCCAAGGCGCCTCAGCGACTGCCGGCTCGTCCATGTCGATGAGTGTGTGA
- a CDS encoding P1 family peptidase produces the protein MNNLLTDIAGVRVGHAEDAKIASGVTAVVFDQPAVAAIDVRGGGPGTREDALLDLANTVERVDAIALSGGSAFGLETGGGVQAWLAEQGRGFRVREALIPIVPGAILFDLLNGGDKAWGRFAPYRDLGYAAAASAAASDFALGSVGAGFGATTATLKGGLGSASAVTSSGARVAAIIAVNAVGSVTVGDGPWFWAAPFEVAGEFGGRGLPNAFTEDMLRMRIKGGPAAAERENTTIGVVVTDATLTKPQAKRLAMIAHTGFARAIYPVHAPNDGDVLFAAATCEKPVEPLVGLTELGMVAANVVARAIARGVYSATALPFPGAQPAWKDRFG, from the coding sequence GTGAACAACCTGCTGACCGACATCGCCGGCGTCCGCGTCGGCCATGCCGAAGATGCGAAAATCGCCTCGGGCGTGACGGCGGTCGTGTTCGACCAGCCGGCCGTTGCGGCGATCGACGTGCGCGGCGGCGGTCCCGGCACCCGCGAGGATGCCCTGCTCGACCTCGCCAACACGGTCGAGCGCGTCGATGCGATCGCGCTGTCGGGCGGCTCGGCCTTCGGACTCGAGACCGGCGGCGGCGTCCAGGCCTGGCTCGCCGAGCAGGGCCGCGGTTTTCGCGTCCGCGAGGCGCTGATCCCGATTGTGCCGGGCGCAATCCTGTTCGATCTGCTCAATGGCGGCGACAAGGCCTGGGGGCGATTTGCGCCCTATCGCGACCTCGGCTACGCCGCGGCAGCCTCGGCCGCCGCATCCGATTTTGCGCTCGGCAGCGTCGGCGCCGGTTTTGGCGCGACGACGGCGACCCTCAAGGGCGGGCTCGGCTCGGCTTCCGCCGTCACGAGCAGCGGCGCCAGGGTGGCAGCCATCATCGCCGTCAATGCGGTCGGCAGCGTCACCGTCGGCGACGGCCCGTGGTTCTGGGCGGCGCCGTTCGAGGTGGCGGGCGAGTTCGGCGGACGCGGCCTACCGAACGCGTTCACCGAGGACATGCTGAGGATGCGCATCAAGGGCGGGCCTGCCGCAGCCGAGCGCGAGAACACCACGATCGGCGTCGTCGTCACCGACGCGACGCTGACCAAGCCCCAGGCCAAGCGCCTTGCCATGATCGCGCACACGGGTTTTGCCCGCGCGATCTATCCGGTGCATGCGCCGAACGACGGCGACGTGCTGTTCGCCGCCGCGACCTGCGAGAAGCCGGTCGAGCCGCTGGTCGGCCTCACCGAGCTCGGCATGGTTGCCGCCAACGTGGTCGCGCGCGCGATCGCCCGCGGCGTCTACAGTGCGACCGCCCTGCCGTTCCCGGGCGCGCAGCCGGCGTGGAAGGACCGGTTCGGCTAG